Proteins co-encoded in one Malus sylvestris chromosome 7, drMalSylv7.2, whole genome shotgun sequence genomic window:
- the LOC126629374 gene encoding transcription factor bHLH111-like isoform X2, whose translation MRNADLLPSLPSHLFNFGNNIDIQMTNWDAQMNMNRKFGFCMGSKAFESDNQNNMRAGDFSLPLQQSSSLLTYQSAVNYPSGALRYDDISEQSMLLDKKISAPQFLDCQAIQNARKRPIEVDDLGRLVGDTTALNDLYNNKRNKMTNINSQQQWHQESSMEQQNNKLHHLPVRRSQKLSDKITALQKLVSPYGKTDTASVLQEASIYIMLLQEQIQNLVRMLSSSYKNAAALHPQESGSGQVLDLRSKGLCLVPVSITQKVTMEERSDHLATSRKVVIANHF comes from the exons ATGAGAAACGCTGATCTTCTTCCATCTCTACCCTCCCATCTTTTCAACTTTG GAAACAATATTGATATTCAGATGACAAATTGGGATGCACAAATGAACATGAACAGAAAATT TGGGTTTTGCATGGGGTCCAAGGCATTCGAAAGTGACAACCAGAATAACATGAGAGCCGGAGACTTTTCTCTTCCTCTGCAGCAGTCATCATCCCTCCTTACCTATCAATCTGCAG TTAACTATCCATCGGGTGCCTTAAGATATGATGACATTTCCGAGCAGTCAATGTTGCTGGACAAGAAGATTTCAGCTCCCCAATTTCTA GATTGCCAGGCCATACAAAATGCAAGGAAACGTCCAATTGAGGTTGATGACCTTGGTCGTCTTGTTGGTGACACGACAGCTCTAAACGACTTATACAACAATAAGAGAAACAAGATGACAAACATTAATTCTCAACAACAATGGCATCAAGAAAGCTCAATGGAGCAACAAAACAATAAG TTGCATCATCTGCCTGTGCGAAGAAGCCAAAAGCTTAGTGACAAAATCACAGCTCTCCAAAAATTGGTTTCCCCCTATGGCAAG ACTGACACTGCCTCAGTTCTTCAAGAGGCTTCCATATATATCATGCTCCTCCAAGAACAAATTCAG AATCTGGTAAGGATGCTTAGTAGTTCATACAAGAATGCTGCAGCTCTTCACCCACAG GAATCTGGGAGTGGGCAGGTGCTTGATCTCAGAAGCAAAGGTCTTTGCTTGGTTCCTGTGTCAATTACTCAGAAAGTGACTATGGAAGAGCGTTCTGATCATCTTGCTACATCAAGAAAAGTTGTCATAGCTAATCACTTCTAA
- the LOC126629375 gene encoding ras-related protein RABE1a-like gives MATLQPTRARADHDYLIKLLLIGDSGVGKSCLLLRFSDGSFTTSFITTIGIDFKIRTIELDGKRIKLQIWDTAGQERFRTITTAYYRGAMGILLVYDVTDESSFNNIRNWIRNIEQHASVNVNKILVGNKADMDESQRAVPTSRGQALADEYGIKFFETSAKTNLNVEEVFFSIARDIKQRLAESDARGTEPQTLRINEPDRADGQAAQQSSCCG, from the exons ATGGCTACTTTGCAACCGACGAGGGCTCGGGCGGATCACGATTATCTCATCAAGCTTCTCCTCATTGGCGACAGTG GTGTTGGCAAGAGTTGTCTGCTTTTGCGTTTCTCTGATGGCTCCTTTACAACAAGTTTTATCACCACTATTGG GATTGATTTCAAGATAAGAACAATCGAGCTTGATGGCAAACGGATTAAATTGCAAATCTGGGATACGGCTGGTCAAGAACGATTTCGAACAATTACAACAG CTTACTATCGAGGAGCCATGGGTATTTTGTTGGTGTATGATGTTACTGATGAGTCATCTTTCAACA ACATTAGAAACTGGATTCGCAACATTGAGCAGCATGCTTCTGTCAATGTCAACAAGATTCTGGTGGGGAACAAAGCTGATATGGATGAAAGCCAAAGG gCTGTGCCGACGTCTAGGGGTCAAGCTCTTGCTGACGAGTATGGTATCAAGTTCTTTGAGACT AGTGCAAAGACGAACCTGAACGTGGAGGAGGTCTTCTTTTCTATAGCCAGGGATATTAAACAGAGACTTGCAGAATCTGATGCCAGGGGCACTGAG CCTCAGACACTTAGGATTAACGAACCAGACAGAGCCGATGGTCAAGCTGCACAACAGTCATCTTGCTGTGGTTAG
- the LOC126629372 gene encoding GDSL esterase/lipase 1-like, with protein sequence MASSSLYIQISAFALFTSLLDITTQASHGECGLPNKHTPAVPLFVFGDSIFDAGNNNYFSTVFQGNYWPYGETYKKGHPTGRISDGRIIPDFIAEYAKLPSIPPYLEPGNKEFKYGVNFASAGAGALIETRQGLGRDLHCQLSYFKNVGKSLRQKLGDEEAKSLLTRAVYLSNIGSNDYLFPFDTDSSMLRSYSREEFVGLVIGNITSVIKEIYNEGGRNFGFMNLYPLACIPYGRALGAGPNNGCHEELATYVELHNKAFYKHLEKLESELKGFRYSLTDFHKFITQRIDHPSEYGFKEGKVACCGSGPYRGVYSCGGRRGVKEYDLCDNVSEHLFFDSAHPTEMAYEQSAKLFWSGTPDFTAPYNLKALFESNQDLSKDSSTEIFVDEAIHSEF encoded by the exons atggccAGTTCAAGCTTGTATATTCAAATCTCTGCATTTGCCTTGTTTACAAGCCTTCTGGATATCACAACCCAAGCTAGCCATGGCGAATGCGGCCTTCCAAATAAGCATACACCTGCAGTACCCCTTTTCGTATTCGGGGATTCCATATTTGATGCTGGAAACAACAACTACTTCAGCACTGTTTTTCAGGGGAACTACTGGCCATATGGTGAAACCTACAAAAAGGGCCATCCTACAGGTAGAATTTCTGATGGTCGTATAATTCCAGATTTTATTG CTGAGTATGCAAAGTTGCCATCGATTCCACCGTACTTAGAGCCAGGCAACAAGGAATTTAAGTACGGTGTCAACTTTGCATCTGCAGGAGCTGGTGCTTTGATTGAAACTCGCCAAGGCTTG GGGAGAGATCTTCATTGTCAACTATCATATTTCAAGAACGTTGGGAAGTCGTTGAGGCAGAAACTAGGGGATGAAGAAGCCAAATCTCTACTGACCCGAGCTGTCTACTTGTCCAACATCGGAAGCAACGATTACCTTTTCCCATTCGATACAGATTCCAGCATGCTGAGATCCTACTCCCGTGAGGAATTTGTTGGCCTGGTGATCGGCAACATAACTTCAGTGATTAAA GAGATATATAacgaaggaggaagaaattttggGTTTATGAACCTTTACCCTCTTGCTTGTATTCCGTACGGAAGAGCACTTGGAGCTGGACCAAATAATGGCTGCCATGAAGAACTTGCAACATACGTGGAACTACACAATAAAGCATTTTATAAACACTTGGAAAAGCTAGAGAGTGAACTCAAGGGTTTCAGATACTCACTTACCGATTTTCACAAGTTTATTACACAAAGAATAGATCACCCTTCTGAATATG GTTTCAAGGAAGGGAAGGTGGCATGTTGCGGCAGTGGTCCATATCGAGGAGTTTATAGTTGTGGAGGAAGGAGAGGTGTCAAAGAGTACGATTTGTGTGACAATGTTAGTGAACATCTCTTCTTTGACTCTGCTCATCCAACTGAGATGGCCTACGAGCAGTCAGCCAAACTCTTTTGGAGTGGAACTCCCGATTTCACTGCGCCTTACAATTTGAAAGCGCTATTTGAATCCAATCAAGATTTAAGTAAAGATAGTTCAACCGAAATATTCGTTGATGAAGCGATACATTctgaattttaa
- the LOC126629374 gene encoding uncharacterized protein LOC126629374 isoform X3 translates to MRNADLLPSLPSHLFNFGNNIDIQMTNWDAQMNMNRKFGFCMGSKAFESDNQNNMRAGDFSLPLQQSSSLLTYQSAVNYPSGALRYDDISEQSMLLDKKISAPQFLDCQAIQNARKRPIEVDDLGRLVGDTTALNDLYNNKRNKMTNINSQQQWHQESSMEQQNNKTDTASVLQEASIYIMLLQEQIQQNLVRMLSSSYKNAAALHPQESGSGQVLDLRSKGLCLVPVSITQKVTMEERSDHLATSRKVVIANHF, encoded by the exons ATGAGAAACGCTGATCTTCTTCCATCTCTACCCTCCCATCTTTTCAACTTTG GAAACAATATTGATATTCAGATGACAAATTGGGATGCACAAATGAACATGAACAGAAAATT TGGGTTTTGCATGGGGTCCAAGGCATTCGAAAGTGACAACCAGAATAACATGAGAGCCGGAGACTTTTCTCTTCCTCTGCAGCAGTCATCATCCCTCCTTACCTATCAATCTGCAG TTAACTATCCATCGGGTGCCTTAAGATATGATGACATTTCCGAGCAGTCAATGTTGCTGGACAAGAAGATTTCAGCTCCCCAATTTCTA GATTGCCAGGCCATACAAAATGCAAGGAAACGTCCAATTGAGGTTGATGACCTTGGTCGTCTTGTTGGTGACACGACAGCTCTAAACGACTTATACAACAATAAGAGAAACAAGATGACAAACATTAATTCTCAACAACAATGGCATCAAGAAAGCTCAATGGAGCAACAAAACAATAAG ACTGACACTGCCTCAGTTCTTCAAGAGGCTTCCATATATATCATGCTCCTCCAAGAACAAATTCAG caGAATCTGGTAAGGATGCTTAGTAGTTCATACAAGAATGCTGCAGCTCTTCACCCACAG GAATCTGGGAGTGGGCAGGTGCTTGATCTCAGAAGCAAAGGTCTTTGCTTGGTTCCTGTGTCAATTACTCAGAAAGTGACTATGGAAGAGCGTTCTGATCATCTTGCTACATCAAGAAAAGTTGTCATAGCTAATCACTTCTAA
- the LOC126629380 gene encoding 40S ribosomal protein S15a-1 — protein MVRVSVLNDALKSMYNAEKRGKRQVMIRPSSKVIIKFLLVMQKHGYIGEFEYVDDHRAGKIVVELNGRLNKCGVISPRFDVGVKEIEGWTARLLPSRQFGYIVLTTSAGIMDHEEARRKNVGGKVLGFFY, from the exons ATGGTGAGAGTTAGCGTTTTGAATGATGCTCTTAAGAGCATGTACAATGCTGAGAAAAGGGGCAAGCGCCAGGTCATGATCAGACCATCATCCAAGGTCATCATCAAGTTTCTTTTGGTGATGCAAAAGCATG GATACATTGGTGAGTTTGAGTATGTTGATGATCACAGGGCTGGTAAAATTGTGGTCGAGCTGAATGGAAGGCTTAACAAGTGTGGGGTTATTAGCCCTCGTTTTGATGTTGGTGTTAAGGAGATTGAAGGATGGACTGCCAGGTTGCTTCCTTCTAGACAG TTTGGATACATTGTGCTGACAACATCTGCTGGCATTATGGACCATGAGGAGGCTAGGAGAAAGAATGTCGGTGGTAAAGTGCTTGGTTTCTTTTACTAG
- the LOC126629374 gene encoding uncharacterized protein LOC126629374 isoform X4 — translation MRNADLLPSLPSHLFNFGNNIDIQMTNWDAQMNMNRKFGFCMGSKAFESDNQNNMRAGDFSLPLQQSSSLLTYQSAVNYPSGALRYDDISEQSMLLDKKISAPQFLDCQAIQNARKRPIEVDDLGRLVGDTTALNDLYNNKRNKMTNINSQQQWHQESSMEQQNNKTDTASVLQEASIYIMLLQEQIQNLVRMLSSSYKNAAALHPQESGSGQVLDLRSKGLCLVPVSITQKVTMEERSDHLATSRKVVIANHF, via the exons ATGAGAAACGCTGATCTTCTTCCATCTCTACCCTCCCATCTTTTCAACTTTG GAAACAATATTGATATTCAGATGACAAATTGGGATGCACAAATGAACATGAACAGAAAATT TGGGTTTTGCATGGGGTCCAAGGCATTCGAAAGTGACAACCAGAATAACATGAGAGCCGGAGACTTTTCTCTTCCTCTGCAGCAGTCATCATCCCTCCTTACCTATCAATCTGCAG TTAACTATCCATCGGGTGCCTTAAGATATGATGACATTTCCGAGCAGTCAATGTTGCTGGACAAGAAGATTTCAGCTCCCCAATTTCTA GATTGCCAGGCCATACAAAATGCAAGGAAACGTCCAATTGAGGTTGATGACCTTGGTCGTCTTGTTGGTGACACGACAGCTCTAAACGACTTATACAACAATAAGAGAAACAAGATGACAAACATTAATTCTCAACAACAATGGCATCAAGAAAGCTCAATGGAGCAACAAAACAATAAG ACTGACACTGCCTCAGTTCTTCAAGAGGCTTCCATATATATCATGCTCCTCCAAGAACAAATTCAG AATCTGGTAAGGATGCTTAGTAGTTCATACAAGAATGCTGCAGCTCTTCACCCACAG GAATCTGGGAGTGGGCAGGTGCTTGATCTCAGAAGCAAAGGTCTTTGCTTGGTTCCTGTGTCAATTACTCAGAAAGTGACTATGGAAGAGCGTTCTGATCATCTTGCTACATCAAGAAAAGTTGTCATAGCTAATCACTTCTAA
- the LOC126629374 gene encoding transcription factor bHLH111-like isoform X1, producing MRNADLLPSLPSHLFNFGNNIDIQMTNWDAQMNMNRKFGFCMGSKAFESDNQNNMRAGDFSLPLQQSSSLLTYQSAVNYPSGALRYDDISEQSMLLDKKISAPQFLDCQAIQNARKRPIEVDDLGRLVGDTTALNDLYNNKRNKMTNINSQQQWHQESSMEQQNNKLHHLPVRRSQKLSDKITALQKLVSPYGKTDTASVLQEASIYIMLLQEQIQQNLVRMLSSSYKNAAALHPQESGSGQVLDLRSKGLCLVPVSITQKVTMEERSDHLATSRKVVIANHF from the exons ATGAGAAACGCTGATCTTCTTCCATCTCTACCCTCCCATCTTTTCAACTTTG GAAACAATATTGATATTCAGATGACAAATTGGGATGCACAAATGAACATGAACAGAAAATT TGGGTTTTGCATGGGGTCCAAGGCATTCGAAAGTGACAACCAGAATAACATGAGAGCCGGAGACTTTTCTCTTCCTCTGCAGCAGTCATCATCCCTCCTTACCTATCAATCTGCAG TTAACTATCCATCGGGTGCCTTAAGATATGATGACATTTCCGAGCAGTCAATGTTGCTGGACAAGAAGATTTCAGCTCCCCAATTTCTA GATTGCCAGGCCATACAAAATGCAAGGAAACGTCCAATTGAGGTTGATGACCTTGGTCGTCTTGTTGGTGACACGACAGCTCTAAACGACTTATACAACAATAAGAGAAACAAGATGACAAACATTAATTCTCAACAACAATGGCATCAAGAAAGCTCAATGGAGCAACAAAACAATAAG TTGCATCATCTGCCTGTGCGAAGAAGCCAAAAGCTTAGTGACAAAATCACAGCTCTCCAAAAATTGGTTTCCCCCTATGGCAAG ACTGACACTGCCTCAGTTCTTCAAGAGGCTTCCATATATATCATGCTCCTCCAAGAACAAATTCAG caGAATCTGGTAAGGATGCTTAGTAGTTCATACAAGAATGCTGCAGCTCTTCACCCACAG GAATCTGGGAGTGGGCAGGTGCTTGATCTCAGAAGCAAAGGTCTTTGCTTGGTTCCTGTGTCAATTACTCAGAAAGTGACTATGGAAGAGCGTTCTGATCATCTTGCTACATCAAGAAAAGTTGTCATAGCTAATCACTTCTAA